From a region of the Neodiprion fabricii isolate iyNeoFabr1 chromosome 7, iyNeoFabr1.1, whole genome shotgun sequence genome:
- the LOC124185978 gene encoding uncharacterized protein LOC124185978: MQKIFFAVLATLASAQAGILRDDQPAPRNYLEPEMRQPSSVYLPPMVDEMQDESMGEDQEMTNYSAMEPKNVYLPAPERRYLPVSNSAQTSGDSWAPDTSRASLKWGENSYSISPSAAMWDSNQYGSQSSGQLNLHGYQEGYETTEPAKYQFEYAVKDDESGNDYQQKEGRDGELTWGVYSVLLPDGRKQIVEYEADQHGFKPRISYEETRQRSPQGPY; encoded by the exons ATGCAGAAG ATTTTCTTCGCCGTTTTGGCAACGCTGGCATCAGCGCAAGCCGGTATTCTACGTGACGATCAGCCAGCACCAAGAAACTACCTAGAACCAGAAATGCGGCAACCAAGCAGCGTCTACCTGCCACCGATGGTAGACGAGATGCAGGACGAATCCATGGGCGAAGACCAAGAAATGACGAACTACTCAGCAATGGAACCGAAAAACGTCTACCTGCCTGCGCCGGAACGCCGGTATCTTCCGGTATCCAATTCAGCACAGACATCCGGTGATTCGTGGGCTCCGGACACCTCGAGGGCTTCCTTGAAATGGGGAGAAAACTCGTATTCCATCAGTCCGTCAGCTGCAATGTGGGACTCTAATCAATACGGCAGTCAATCATCCGGCCAGCTGAACCTCCACGGCTATCAAGAAGGCTACGAAACTACG GAACCGGCAAAGTACCAGTTCGAGTACGCGGTTAAGGACGACGAGTCCGGCAACGACTATCAGCAGAAGGAGGGACGGGATGGCGAACTGACCTGGGGAGTCTACTCTGTCCTCCTGCCGGATGGACGGAAACAGATCGTCGAGTACGAAGCCGACCAGCACGGCTTCAAGCCAAGGATCAGCTACGAGGAGACCAGGCAACGATCTCCCCAAGGTCCCTACTGA
- the LOC124185958 gene encoding pro-resilin-like, which translates to MKIVAVLCLIAVASASLEPAGYRPPGSAPSTRYLPASNYQASSPRQQPSARYLPASQSENSATLARFSAPSSAYLPANNYQAPARASPSSSTFSNAPSASYGVPASSQYSAPAAVPENRYLPANNALTGGANSGYGYADAENSEPAKYDFQYEVKDNYDNDFGHQESRDGDDTKGMYFVLLPDGRKQIVEYTADQEGYKPRISYEESRQGYNNAYNQQNRQAGGYSQSDSVGPY; encoded by the exons ATGAAG ATCGTCGCTGTATTATGTCTGATCGCGGTGGCGTCCGCAAGCCTGGAGCCAGCCGGATATCGTCCTCCAGGCTCCGCTCCCTCGACGCGTTACCTGCCCGCCAGTAACTACCAGGCTTCATCGCCCCGTCAACAGCCCTCGGCCAGGTACCTGCCGGCCAGCCAGTCGGAGAACTCTGCTACCCTGGCTCGTTTCTCAGCCCCATCCAGCGCCTATCTTCCCGCGAACAACTACCAAGCTCCCGCTCGAGCCTCCCCGTCGTCCTCGACGTTCTCCAACGCCCCGTCCGCGTCCTACGGAGTCCCCGCTTCATCGCAGTACTCGGCACCGGCTGCTGTTCCTGAAAATCGTTACCTCCCGGCCAACAACGCTTTGACCGGAGGTGCCAACTCGGGATACGGCTACGCGGATGCTGAAAATTCG GAACCCGCTAAGTACGATTTCCAGTACGAGGTAAAGGACAACTACGACAACGACTTTGGACACCAAGAGAGCCGCGACGGCGATGACACCAAGGGCATGTACTTCGTTCTTCTTCCCGACGGACGCAAGCAGATCGTCGAGTACACGGCCGACCAGGAAGGGTACAAGCCCAGGATCTCGTACGAGGAGTCGAGGCAAGGATACAACAACGCATACAATCAACAAAACCGTCAAGCTGGCGGATATTCTCAAAGTGACTCCGTAGGGCCTTATTAG
- the LOC124186501 gene encoding pro-resilin-like: protein MKVFILLSLSAVALASLEPAGYRPPGSASPSARYLPASPISNQYLPASHHSSSSISNQYLPASHHSSSSISNQYLPASHHSSNSISNQYLPASQHSSNSISSQYLPASRYSSAPSNQYLPANKWSQVPAVAPSNQYLPASPSSSAPWASSASSQSAPWANSASSSASRWAAPSSQYLPAAQNSVHKSSISVPSNVYIPASSHGSSSSYSSHSNAAPSSHYLPANAGYRYAHQDDESAPAKYEFEYEVKDEPSGNDFGHHESRDGDNTQGVYTVVLPDGRKQIVHYEADQEGYKPRISYEEPKQGYNGGYNRQGGYAHGHPQGPY, encoded by the exons ATGAAG GTCTTTATCCTCCTCTCGCTCTCCGCCGTCGCTCTGGCCAGTCTCGAGCCGGCTGGATATCGTCCTCCAGGATCTGCTTCTCCATCGGCCAGGTACCTGCCGGCCAGCCCCATATCGAACCAATACCTTCCGGCCAGCCATCACTCCTCCAGCTCTATCTCGAACCAGTACCTTCCGGCCAGCCATCACTCCTCCAGCTCTATCTCGAACCAGTACCTTCCGGCAAGCCACCACTCCTCTAACTCCATTTCGAACCAGTACCTTCCGGCAAGCCAACACTCCTCTAACTCCATTTCGAGCCAGTACCTTCCGGCCAGCCGGTACTCGTCCGCACCTTCGAACCAGTACCTGCCTGCCAACAAGTGGAGCCAAGTGCCCGCTGTCGCTCCTTCGAACCAGTATCTACCGGCCTCACCTTCGTCCTCGGCGCCATGGGCCAGCTCTGCATCCTCTCAGTCAGCACCTTGGGCCAATTCAGCATCCTCTTCGGCGTCCCGTTGGGCCGCCCCGTCGAGCCAGTACCTTCCGGCCGCTCAGAACAGCGTCCACAAGTCCTCGATAAGCGTGCCTTCCAACGTCTACATCCCAGCAAGCAGTCATGGATCGTCTTCCAGCTACTCGTCTCACAGTAACGCAGCTCCGTCGAGCCATTACCTTCCGGCGAATGCCGGGTACCGATACGCCCATCAGGATGACGAATCT GCGCCGGCTAAGTATGAGTTCGAATACGAAGTCAAGGATGAACCCTCCGGCAATGACTTCGGACATCACGAGAGCCGCGACGGTGATAACACTCAGGGAGTCTACACCGTCGTTCTTCCCGATGGACGCAAGCAGATCGTACACTACGAGGCTGACCAGGAGGGGTACAAGCCAAGGATCTCGTACGAGGAACCCAAGCAGGGATACAACGGCGGATACAACCGTCAGGGTGGATACGCTCACGGACACCCGCAGGGACCCTACTGA